aaaaagaatttGCAAAGATATGATATGCATGTAGTGATGACTATGCTGATAtttgaatgtatattttttgcaagatgattttgaaataaaactaTTACAAACATTCAGACTGAGTGTTACTTCTCATCGTCCAGGTATTTCTtagcattaggccacaccaatttaatttcttggttcacggattttttcataaaaaatatggagcgaaagggcgaaataaaaataaaaattgtaaaatggttggggtaaaggtaacggctaatcccaaacataaagaaaaaaagttttcagcttgaaaaaagtacaaaaacactatttttgtacagtaacagcacctgtacccacactttaaggagcttataatataaaggccaatttgctacaccagaaagttggtgaatggtttcattaatggtgaaaatttgctgagtggtaatttttatttttttttccaaaaaataggagcgagcgaatccgtgaaccaagaaattaaatcggtgtggccttaggcattggaaacaaaagactgtccttTAAAAACCCAATGCCAGAATGAATTGGGAATTAccccaaaaaatgaaaacaatagaTTCCTTGTTTTAGTTgcttgactttggaattgatgttggcattctatgacagtAGTAACCATTTTGCCCTATCTACATCTATACATTGCTATATAAACTTTCATTACAAAAATATAGTGATACCAATCCCTTGGTAGCTGGAGAGATACAAATTAAGTCCTTTCTTAAAGACACGCTGTACTCAAGTCAGAGCAGTAAGACATGGCAGGTACATATGTGCCACTGGGAGCTGGGAATAAGACGTTAAATAATCTCCACGAGGCACGGTGGCCTCCAAGTCCCTCCAGGTATCAGTAGACCTGTCATAGACATATACAAGATAGTCTGACTGTCGTAAGGCAGCGTTTAAGACATTAAACCATACatgcagctggttctccagtaCAAAAAAAGTAGGAGAGCTGTTACTTTGAATGTTTCCTGGGTCTGGGTTTGGCCAGCCTTGCAGTTCCTGCCAGCAGTCagactctgtgtcgtacaccatGGTCTTGCTGAAATAAAAATCTGTGCAGAAGATCTTTGTTCCCAAGGAAACTCTTGTGCAGAATTCGTACTCAAGATTTGGTGGAGTCCGCTTGGACCAAGAGTCCTGGATTGGGTCGTAGCGTTGCATCTCTGTGTTCATGAGGAAATAGATGTGCGGACCACACGACACTGCTGTGTAGTAAGCCATGTCATCTAGGAAGTTGCTGATCCTGAGTTTcagctgtgaacactcctgccactggtcAGTGTACCGGTCGTACTTTCTGATCAACACCGATATACCTACCTCTTTCCTTGACACAAAAAGGTAATATAAAACCTTATCAACTTCAACTAGAAACTCTTCAATCCCAGAACTGCGAGACATGTCAGGCCTACGAAATGAGGACATATTAGCACGCTGCCATGCCTTGCCTGCATGGCTGTACTCTATCACCGCCAACTGATCAGTATCTGCACCCATGGGTTCTTCAGTCACGATATAAATACTGTTGCCACTGGCAGTAGTTATTGGACTGGTACTCAGAAGCTCTTCAGAATAAGTGCAGCTGATATACTTGCCTTCCCTGGGATTCATGTAGAAGATCTCATAGGTCCTGCAAAGGAAGGAATATATTGTAGACTGTCAATAAGACATTGCTGctagtttatgtcaaaatgtCAAGCAATCATACCACAATCACCTACCACATTGCACGTAGTATTATAGTCTATAGACTACCCTTACAATTGGCTTACACGCTGACACTTACAGTACTCTAACATACCTATAATTGCTAATGTCCTGGGTCTAAGCTTTAGCGCTTTGTTAaggaataaaacatgttttcagTCTCTGTGCAGCTGAATGGTATAGAGCAAGAATTgttaacaagaaaaaagaatgttGTACGGACGATTCTGTGAAAATCATGGCCATCTCCAGAGTATCCATCCCCGCTCTCTTATTCTGGTTGGAGGCCTCCTTTACCACATTCCTGATGGCAGATCTTccaggatcctccctgaccagggggtgatccaagatggctgccgtgtcgtctgaggtcagcaggttgaagcggatgtgagggaggatgctgggtaggtggtgcagtctgtagggtACGTAATAAACATTGATTGtgtgatcattttttttaccaccaTTAATACAAAATGATTCAGAAATACAAGAGACTTCCAGTTCACTTTCCCAACACACCATATGCTTCTGATCTGATCCAATGTCACTGTCTTTTTATCAAAATACAGATACAAGTGCAGATAAGATTTTTCATGTGTGATAATAATCcaattttcaaatgtcctactGATGAAGCTATATAAAACTAGGCTCCATGAATTTCATTTCATAGAATGGCACCAgtacccacctgtcctccctgctgtgctgcacccatcttaccacagcctcccacactgttgtctcctctttaacatccagctcatcgtggctgatgatctcagtcagctgattcacactcaggttGCAGAACTCCTCTctggaggcaacctgtggaggtgtagagtacatgtacatgtctggcACTATGGAAATGTGTGTCTTTGTCCAGTTAACGCAAACAAGCAGAAATTAATAATAGGTTGGTGGGTATCGGTAAATGGTACTGGCAAAAATCCACGAGTACATTCATAGATCTTTAAAGT
The sequence above is drawn from the Branchiostoma floridae strain S238N-H82 chromosome 17, Bfl_VNyyK, whole genome shotgun sequence genome and encodes:
- the LOC118404376 gene encoding kelch repeat and BTB domain-containing protein 12-like, encoding MAAVDQEPHASAVHPRSYQNESYLKGFLGTVGDLQKAEVLQDVVLEVEGRRFPCHRLVLSAASPYFRAMFTSDMAESRQKTVLLQGLDANAFGEILSYIYSGTLNVDKVQPLYQAADLLQLDYVRDTCSSYMAMSVQRSTCVDLYKFADVFSVDSVLKRSLHFICMHFAEVASREDFCSLSVNQLTEIISHDELDVKEETTVWEAVVRWVQHSREDRLHHLPSILPHIRFNLLTSDDTAAILDHPLVREDPGRSAIRNVVKEASNQNKRAGMDTLEMAMIFTESTYEIFYMNPREGKYISCTYSEELLSTSPITTASGNSIYIVTEEPMGADTDQLAVIEYSHAGKAWQRANMSSFRRPDMSRSSGIEEFLVEVDKVLYYLFVSRKEVGISVLIRKYDRYTDQWQECSQLKLRISNFLDDMAYYTAVSCGPHIYFLMNTEMQRYDPIQDSWSKRTPPNLEYEFCTRVSLGTKIFCTDFYFSKTMVYDTESDCWQELQGWPNPDPGNIQSNSSPTFFVLENQLHVWFNVLNAALRQSDYLVYVYDRSTDTWRDLEATVPRGDYLTSYSQLPVAHMYLPCLTALT